GGCGGGAGGGGCGTGTGCCCACTGGAGGCTGAGAGGGGTTGTTCGTGCCAGCTTTCCCATACAGCACCACATGCAGCACCACAGTGACGGTGACCGCTCCCGCGGTCCCGCCCTCGCTCTCTCTCCCGGTCATCGAGACGGCGTTTCCCCGGCAACTGCATCCGTATTGGCCTCGGTTGCAGGACAGCACACGTTCCTGGCTGCTGGAAAAGCGGCTCATGCCGGCACACAAGGTCGCAGAATATGCCGACGGCTTGTGCTACACCGACTTGATGGCGGGCTACTACCTCGGCGCACCCGACGAGGTCCTACAGGCCATCGCCGACTACAGCGCATGGTTCTTCGTCTGGGACGACCGGCACGACCGCGACGTCGTGCACGGCCGGACCGGCGCATGGCGGCAGCTCAGGTTCCGCTTGCATGCGGCCCTGGACTCACCGACGGACCACCTGCGTCACAGGGATCCACTGGTAGCCGGGTTGGCGGACAGCGTGGGCCGGCTGTACTCCTTCCTTCCCGGCACCTGGAACACGCGGTTCGCCCGGCACTTCCACCGGGTGATCGAGGCGTACGACCGGGAATTCCGCAACCGTGTCGCAGGGCGGATACCGGGCGTCGAGGAATACCTCGCACTGCGTCGGCTCACCTTCGCGCACTGGATCTGGACCGATCTGCTGGAGCCGAGCGCGGGACGCGAACTCCCGAATTCGGTGCGGAAACATCCGGCCTATCGGCGGGCGGCCCTCCTGAGCCAGGAATTCGCCGCCCTGTACAACGACCTCTGCTCGCTTCCCAAGGAATTGGCGGGCGACGAGGTGCACAATCTCGGAATCAGCCTCATCGCCCATGAGGGATTGACTCTGGAAGAGGCGGTCGATGAACTCAGGCGGCGCGTCGAGGAATGCATAACCGAGTTCCTCGCCGTCGAAAAGGATGTCCTGAGGCTCGCCGACCGGCTGACCGACGGGACGGTCCACGGAAATGAGCTCGGCGTCGCCGTAAGG
This window of the Streptomyces sp. NBC_01275 genome carries:
- the cyc1 gene encoding epi-isozizaene synthase is translated as MTAPAVPPSLSLPVIETAFPRQLHPYWPRLQDSTRSWLLEKRLMPAHKVAEYADGLCYTDLMAGYYLGAPDEVLQAIADYSAWFFVWDDRHDRDVVHGRTGAWRQLRFRLHAALDSPTDHLRHRDPLVAGLADSVGRLYSFLPGTWNTRFARHFHRVIEAYDREFRNRVAGRIPGVEEYLALRRLTFAHWIWTDLLEPSAGRELPNSVRKHPAYRRAALLSQEFAALYNDLCSLPKELAGDEVHNLGISLIAHEGLTLEEAVDELRRRVEECITEFLAVEKDVLRLADRLTDGTVHGNELGVAVRACLANMRNWFSSVYWFHHESGRYMVDSWDDRSTPPYVNNEAAGEK